The Segatella copri genome window below encodes:
- a CDS encoding smalltalk protein, producing the protein MKMFRSNSESNPHKISWTQIVNAIVQALIAALTALGVSSCASAL; encoded by the coding sequence ATGAAAATGTTTCGTTCTAACTCTGAATCAAATCCACACAAGATTTCCTGGACTCAAATCGTGAATGCCATCGTACAGGCGCTGATTGCTGCTCTCACGGCACTGGGAGTAAGCTCGTGCGCGAGTGCCTTATAG
- a CDS encoding HU family DNA-binding protein, which produces MSKSYKVAKKTINMGEKKGQTLFSVRPYSYGTLTTEEVANQIAVESTATPADVKAVLDRYAYYVKENLKKGYDIELLGFGKLFIRFITGKAVEDESKANAKLVKSLVPAFRPSFTKLQNGTRLYNLIPDSIELVKYGEEKKDKTTGGESTGGGSGTEAGGTGSDNGGGLE; this is translated from the coding sequence ATGAGTAAAAGCTACAAAGTTGCTAAGAAGACCATTAACATGGGTGAGAAGAAGGGTCAGACACTCTTTTCTGTTAGACCTTACAGTTACGGAACCTTGACCACCGAGGAGGTTGCTAACCAAATCGCAGTGGAGTCTACAGCTACTCCTGCAGACGTAAAGGCGGTACTCGACCGCTATGCTTACTACGTGAAGGAGAACCTGAAGAAGGGTTACGACATCGAGTTGCTTGGATTCGGCAAGCTCTTCATCCGCTTCATTACCGGCAAAGCCGTAGAAGATGAGAGTAAGGCGAACGCTAAACTCGTCAAGAGTCTCGTTCCTGCCTTCCGTCCTTCTTTCACCAAGTTGCAGAATGGTACTCGTCTCTACAACCTGATTCCTGATTCCATCGAACTCGTCAAGTACGGTGAAGAGAAGAAGGATAAGACCACAGGCGGCGAGAGTACTGGCGGCGGTTCCGGCACCGAGGCTGGCGGAACTGGTTCCGACAATGGTGGCGGATTGGAATAG
- a CDS encoding transcription-repair coupling factor, translated as MIRKAQEFMNENHFADVSRVQCLLRKMMSKEYHGLIDQIKECQDPHAIFNIHGGNNLIAPTASQAEQKLVEKPADEIKKDKE; from the coding sequence ATGATACGAAAGGCACAGGAGTTCATGAATGAGAATCACTTTGCCGACGTCTCCCGTGTGCAATGTCTGCTACGCAAGATGATGTCCAAGGAGTATCATGGCCTCATCGATCAAATCAAGGAGTGTCAGGATCCCCATGCTATCTTCAATATTCATGGCGGAAACAATCTCATTGCGCCCACTGCCAGCCAGGCAGAGCAAAAATTGGTGGAGAAACCTGCTGACGAGATAAAAAAAGATAAGGAATAA
- a CDS encoding type II toxin-antitoxin system YafQ family toxin codes for MKYTVKYSTLFKKSFKKCMKRGCSEGKFRKVISILAETGTLPPEYKPHPLKSNYKGCMECHITSDWLLVWKQNDKELILILTDTGTHSDIFGW; via the coding sequence ATGAAATATACAGTTAAGTATTCAACTTTGTTTAAAAAGTCATTTAAAAAATGTATGAAACGAGGTTGCTCTGAGGGTAAATTTCGTAAAGTCATTTCTATTTTGGCAGAAACTGGAACTTTACCACCAGAATATAAACCACATCCTTTAAAGTCAAACTATAAAGGGTGTATGGAATGTCATATTACTTCCGATTGGCTTTTAGTTTGGAAACAAAATGATAAAGAATTGATTCTGATTTTAACCGATACAGGTACACATAGTGACATTTTTGGCTGGTAG
- the tnpB gene encoding IS66 family insertion sequence element accessory protein TnpB, with protein sequence MFSLNGAVKYKYIPNYQDMRGGYDKLCGVIRSLGEDPEDGTAYVFTSKDQKIVKIIRHEHNECQMYYQKFDKNMSFVRLEFEGVLPIYVLEWKYLVAMLSCPVVKSIGPIELKCYEEAA encoded by the coding sequence ATGTTTAGCTTAAATGGTGCCGTAAAATATAAGTATATTCCCAACTATCAGGATATGCGTGGAGGTTATGACAAGCTTTGTGGAGTGATACGCTCTTTGGGCGAAGATCCAGAGGATGGCACCGCTTACGTGTTTACTTCCAAGGATCAAAAGATAGTAAAGATCATCAGACATGAACATAATGAGTGTCAGATGTATTATCAGAAGTTTGACAAGAACATGAGTTTTGTCCGTCTAGAGTTTGAAGGTGTCCTTCCAATTTATGTGTTGGAGTGGAAGTATCTAGTGGCTATGCTTTCATGCCCTGTTGTAAAAAGCATAGGTCCAATAGAGCTAAAATGCTATGAGGAAGCAGCTTGA
- the tnpC gene encoding IS66 family transposase, with product MADIHIDIERMIMHSNYLLEVDNSSASDGLSDMERKQYLDQIKELVQTVQTLLDANIALGNKQKELQAEADRKIAGLQAQVDKLTGELQARRRKMHGKNNEKQTGDKSVNTGKTKDEEEGEYIENGCEQPSDSDDSDEVTDTEATNPKKDLSQRPDHYKTMKAEVLVVHDCDKDKLKAMGLEFIRYTRPVDQFDRISMIRQDRYLYAWVRDKDGNEFAFFVPKDEEVEQRTCSFVNESKYDVPSLVPHTSSTGGMLSDLIVNRFQYAITSGREMYRMINEKMRMSKSTIFNWLRHGAEFLENCQETIKQWLLKPGSTIYCDESWVDTKVTDANGEVHYKKRYMWVIVNLTTKVCYYLYGSRKKEVIKEFLGDFKGTLMTDAYAAYLYFNKLKDCTHVCCWSHVRRLFVSASRDYKDTLAQAFIDLIGILYKVEVENQVLGRTEKEIVKHRGEESLPVLHDLYQQATALLKQFEKNEIKLSAKLQQALTYMTKHWEELMAYTKIGSVLIDNNCCERAVRPFTNLRKNFGGFSSEQGARVTATFLTFVETCKLMAMAPLDFFRGFFDMIVAGRRDYALMTEALLVKPV from the coding sequence ATGGCAGATATACATATAGACATAGAGCGCATGATAATGCATTCCAATTACTTGCTGGAGGTAGACAATTCTTCGGCAAGTGATGGATTATCGGATATGGAACGTAAGCAATATCTAGATCAGATAAAGGAATTGGTTCAGACTGTCCAGACACTTCTGGATGCCAACATTGCCTTGGGTAATAAGCAGAAGGAACTACAGGCAGAGGCAGATCGTAAGATTGCCGGTTTGCAGGCTCAGGTTGACAAGCTTACTGGAGAACTGCAAGCCCGTAGGCGTAAGATGCATGGCAAGAACAATGAGAAGCAAACTGGTGACAAGTCGGTAAACACAGGCAAGACCAAGGATGAGGAAGAGGGGGAATACATCGAGAATGGATGTGAGCAACCTTCCGATTCTGATGATTCAGACGAAGTTACCGACACAGAGGCGACCAATCCCAAAAAGGATTTGAGCCAACGCCCGGACCACTACAAGACTATGAAGGCTGAAGTTCTTGTGGTTCATGATTGTGACAAGGACAAGCTTAAGGCTATGGGTTTGGAGTTCATTCGCTATACCAGACCTGTCGACCAGTTTGACCGAATCAGTATGATCCGTCAGGACCGCTACCTTTATGCTTGGGTACGTGACAAGGATGGCAACGAGTTCGCTTTCTTCGTGCCAAAAGATGAAGAGGTAGAACAGCGTACTTGCTCGTTTGTCAATGAGTCGAAGTACGACGTGCCAAGTCTGGTTCCTCATACCAGCAGTACTGGTGGCATGCTTTCAGACTTGATTGTCAATCGCTTTCAGTATGCGATAACGAGTGGACGTGAGATGTATCGCATGATCAATGAGAAGATGCGTATGTCTAAGTCTACCATTTTCAACTGGTTGCGGCATGGTGCAGAGTTCTTGGAGAATTGTCAGGAGACCATCAAACAATGGCTATTGAAGCCTGGCTCAACGATTTATTGTGATGAGTCCTGGGTAGACACCAAGGTGACGGATGCCAATGGTGAGGTGCATTACAAGAAACGATATATGTGGGTCATTGTCAACTTGACCACCAAGGTCTGCTATTATCTGTATGGCAGCCGTAAGAAAGAGGTTATCAAGGAATTCCTTGGTGACTTCAAGGGCACGTTGATGACCGATGCCTATGCTGCATACCTTTACTTCAATAAGTTGAAGGACTGTACTCATGTATGTTGCTGGTCGCACGTTAGAAGACTGTTTGTCTCGGCGAGTCGTGACTACAAGGATACCTTGGCACAGGCATTCATAGACTTGATCGGTATATTATATAAGGTCGAAGTTGAAAATCAAGTATTGGGTCGCACAGAAAAAGAGATAGTCAAGCATCGAGGTGAGGAATCCCTACCAGTTTTACACGACCTCTATCAGCAAGCGACGGCACTGTTGAAACAGTTTGAGAAAAACGAGATTAAGCTCTCTGCTAAGTTGCAACAAGCCTTGACATATATGACCAAGCATTGGGAAGAGCTGATGGCATATACGAAGATAGGCAGCGTCTTGATAGACAACAACTGTTGTGAACGCGCAGTCCGCCCATTCACAAATCTCCGAAAGAACTTCGGTGGATTTAGCAGTGAGCAGGGTGCCAGAGTTACAGCGACCTTCCTTACTTTCGTTGAAACCTGCAAGCTAATGGCAATGGCTCCACTGGATTTCTTCAGGGGATTCTTTGACATGATTGTAGCTGGAAGAAGGGATTATGCCTTGATGACAGAGGCACTTTTAGTTAAACCTGTTTAA